Proteins from one Diprion similis isolate iyDipSimi1 chromosome 3, iyDipSimi1.1, whole genome shotgun sequence genomic window:
- the LOC124416734 gene encoding UDP-N-acetylglucosamine--peptide N-acetylglucosaminyltransferase 110 kDa subunit isoform X4, which yields MDYQCVIVYTVISPSTTVAPSFRLQLESTISRPTPPGCISWIKAWIKRAVAAYLRALNLSPNNAVVHGNLACVYYEQGLIDLAIDTYRRAIELQPNFPDAYCNLANALKEKGQVVEAEECYNTALRLCPTHADSLNNLANIKREQGYIEEATRLYLKALEVFPEFAAAHSNLASVLQQQGKLNEALMHYKEAIRIQPTFADAYSNMGNTLKEMQDIQGALQCYTRAIQINPAFADAHSNLASIHKDSGNIPEAIQSYRTALKLKPDFPDAYCNLAHCLQIVCDWTDYEARMKKLVSIVAEQLDKNRLPSVHPHHSMLYPLSHEFRKAIAARHANLCIEKIHVLHKQPYKYPREIGPRLKIGYVSSDFGNHPTSHLMQSIPGLHEKNNVEIFCYALSVDDGTAFRAKIAREAEHFIDLSQIPCNGKAADRINADGIHILVNMNGYTKGARNEIFALRPAPVQVMWLGYPGTSGASFMDYLITDEVTSPLELANQYSEKLAYMPHTYFIGDHRQMFPHLKERLILTDKLNSKGKVADNVAVINATDLSPMMESTLIKEIREVIVPDSKKPLEISLKVAELPTTTPIETMIASGQCQMSVNGVVVQNGMATTQVNNKTATGEEVPQNIVITTRQQYGLPEDAVVYCNFNQLYKIDPLTLHMWAYILKHVPNSVLWLLRFPAVGEPNLQATAQQLGLAPGRILFSNVAAKEEHVRRGQLADVCLDTPLCNGHTTSMDVLWTGTPVVTLPGETLASRVAASQLNTLGVPELVARTRQEYQDIAVRLGTDREFLKGIRAKVWKARSESPLFNCKMYAHGMEMLYHRMWERFARGEKPDHVAAIEKSENQNQMSD from the exons ATGGATTACCAGTGTGTCATAGTTTATACGGTGATTTCACCATCGACCACGGTTGCACCGTCGTTTCGCCTTCAGCTGGAAAGCACCATATCTCGGCCAACACCTCCGGGATGCATTTCCTGGATCAAGGCCTGGATTAAGAG AGCTGTAGCTGCCTATCTACGAGCCCTAAATCTCAGCCCCAACAATGCAGTGGTACATGGAAATTTGGCCTGTGTCTACTACGAGCAAGG actCATCGACCTTGCGATCGACACTTATCGCCGGGCTATTGAACTTCAGCCAAACTTCCCAGATGCTTATTGCAACCTGGCGAACGCGCTTAAAGAAAAGGGCCAAGTCGTCGAGGCTGAGGAATGTTACAACACGGCATTGCGTCTTTGCCCTACTCACGCAGACTCCCTTAACAATCTG GCCAACATAAAACGAGAACAGGGATACATTGAAGAAGCGACACGTTTGTACTTGAAGGCGTTAGAAGTTTTTCCGGAATTCGCTGCGGCTCACAGCAATTTAGCCTCAGTTTTACAGCAGCAAGGAAAACTAAACGAAGCACTGATGCATTACAAGGAGGCGATACGCATTCAGCCAACTTTTGCTGATGCGTATTCAAATATGGGAAACACCCTCAAGGAGATGCAAGACATTCAGGGAGCCCTTCAGTGTTATACTAGAGCGATACAGATCAATCCGGCATTTGCCGATGCCCATTCAAATTTGGCATCCATTCACAAAGACTCTGGAAATATTCCCGAGGCTATACAATCTTACAGAACAGCTCTTAAATTGAAGCCAGATTTTCCTGACGCTTATTGCAACCTCGCTCATTGTCTACAAATCGTTTGCGATTGGACTGATTACGAGGCCAGAATGAAGAAGCTCGTATCCATTGTCGCGGAACAGCTGGACAAGAACAGGCTACCCAGCGTTCATCCTCATCATTCCATGCTCTATCCTCTTTCTCACGAATTCAGGAAGGCCATCGCCGCCAGACACGCCAACTTGTGCATCGAGAAG ATCCACGTATTGCACAAACAGCCCTACAAATACCCACGGGAAATTGGACCGCGTCTGAAGATTGGCTACGTGTCATCCGACTTTGGAAACCATCCGACCAGTCACTTGATGCAATCGATTCCCGGGCTTCACGAGAAGAATAACGTTGAGATATTCTGTTATGCCTTGAGCGTTGACGACGGCACAGCGTTTCGTGCAAAGATAGCGAGGGAGGCAGAACATTTCATAGATCTTTCGCAGATTCCGTGCAACGGGAAAGCCGCCGATCGTATAAACGCCGATGGAATTCACATTCTCGTCAATATGAACGGCTATACCAAAGGTGCCAGGAATGAAATCTTTGCTCTCAGACCCGCCCCTGTTCAAGTTATGTGGCTCGGTTATCCAGGAACTTCCGGTGCCAGCTTCATGGACTATCTCATCACCGATGAAGTGACTTCTCCGCTTGAACTCGCCAATCAGTATAGCGAAAAACTCGCTTACATGCCGCATACATATTTTATCGGAGATCACAG aCAAATGTTCCCCCATTTGAAGGAACGTCTAATTTTAACGGATAAACTGAATTCTAAAGGAAAAGTTGCCGACAACGTGGCGGTGATAAACGCCACCGATCTTTCCCCGATGATGGAGAGTACATTGATTAAAGAAATCCGCGAGGTAATCGTGCCGGATTCTAAGAAACCGTTAGAAATTTCACTTAAAGTTGCCGAACTACCGACCACGACACCGATCGAAACAATGATCGCTTCTGGTCAATGTCAAATGTCCGTGAACGGGGTAGTCGTTCAGAATGGAATGGCGACTACGCAGGTTAACAACAAAACTGCGACGGGTGAAGAGGTGCCGCAAAATATCGTCATCACAACAAGACAGCAATACGGACTTCCGGAGGACGCGGTTGTCTACTGCAACTTCAATCAACTCTACAAAATCGATCCTCTCACTCTTCACATGTGGGCATAC ATTCTGAAACACGTGCCGAACTCTGTTCTTTGGCTACTCCGATTCCCGGCTGTCGGTGAACCGAATCTACAGGCTACAGCCCAGCAACTTGGTCTTGCGCCCGGTAGAATCCTGTTCAGCAACGTCGCTGCTAAGGAGGAACATGTTAGACGTGGACAACTGGCCGATGTCTGTCTCGACACACCTCTCTGCAACGGTCACACGACTAGCATGGATGTTCTGTGGACTGGAACACCGGTCGTTACACTGCCCGGTGAAACTTTGGCATCTCGTGTCGCTGCAAGCCAATTGAACACTCTCGGAGTCCCCGAACTTGTGGCGAGAACGCGCCAAGAGTATCAGGACATCGCGGTGCGACTTGGAACTGATCGTGAATT TTTGAAAGGGATTCGCGCCAAAGTCTGGAAGGCGCGATCGGAGAGTCCACTGTTCAACTGCAAAATGTACGCACATGGGATGGAAATGCTGTATCATCGAATGTGGGAGAGGTTCGCGCGAGGAGAGAAGCCGGACCATGTAGCAGCTATCGAGAAGTCAGAAAACcagaaccaaatgtccgactAG